Part of the Sulfobacillus acidophilus DSM 10332 genome, CCGTTATTGTATAGCAGCACCTATTTAGCGGCGTTTTGGAATCCTTATGGCCAGGTGGACCGGATACCGGTGGCGGTCGTCAACCAAGATCAGGGCTCCTTAGGACGCCTATTGGTCCGACATCTGCCGAGCGGTTGGCGGATCGAGAAGACGTCCTGGGCGCAGGCGATGACGGCGTTAACCGATGGACATGTGGGGTTAGTGATGCGGATTGGCCCTCATTTTACCGAAGGGATTGTCCATCGGCAGGATCCTTCCTTGATATTTTTCACCAATCCCCGCACCAATTATTTGACGGCGTTGGTCATGGAGCGGGAGGCGACCGCGATTGCCGGGGCTTTTCAGCATCAGGTGGCGGTTAACGTGCTGCATTCGATCATGCAAAGCACGGGTCGACTACAATCGGCAAGCGAGCAAGCGGCAAAGGGTGCAATGGCGTTAGCGGAGGCGGCGCATGGGATCGCCCGTCGTACCGACCCGTGGGTTTCCGCAAGTCGCGCGTTGGCGGTTGGCGCTGACGTTCTAGCGAATCAGACGTGTCTCTGGCAAGCCCAAGAACGGTTGTGGGGAACGTCTTTCGGGGATTGGCAGCAAGCGTACCAGGCATGGACCGGTCAGCTTTTACCGTTGGACGGGGGGGCGGCCAATCTCGTTCATCAACTGGATCAAGTGGCCGAACAAACGGTCCCGTTAGCCACCACGAGTGATCAATTGGCAGGAACCGCCGGCCAAGCCGCCCAATCGGCATCCCTAGCCCTGTCGCAAACCCAAGCACTGACTCGGATCGTGGCCGAAAATCATCAGCTCGTCGCCAACCTCACGGCGTCGGTCGGGAGCGGCCAGGTCAATGCTCCGACCGTGGAGGCGCTCTTGGCTCAATTGACCAGCTCCGACCTGGCATTAGAGACTGCGGTTGGCCAACTCGCGTCAACCCAAAGTCAGTGGGCGACGGCGACGCGTCAGATCGCCACCGATTCCCAGGTGTTGAGACAAAACGGCACCTCCGTCAGTCAAGGGGTGAGTGCGGTCACGACGGCCCTCAAGACCTGGCAAGGGCAATTGACGGATTGGCAAAGCGGTGGACAAATACTCAGCCGTCAATCCGCCCGCCTTTTCAAGGGGAGCGCCGAGTTGTCGGAAGCGGCGGGGGGATTGGCCCGGGGAGCCGATAGCTGGGCTCGACAGGTACGTTCGTGGTCCGTAGACGGATCTCAATTGATGGCGGGATTGACCCGATGGCAAGGACAGGCTCAACAATGGTCCGGTGCGGTGGCGCACTTTCCCGAGGCGTTGTCGCACCTATCCCTCACGTTGCCCCAGTTGACGGGCCCGTTTCGGGTGCGCCTAGTGTCGATCGCGAGCCGGGAAACCTACGGCAGCGGATTGGCCCCTTATTTTATCGGCCTTTCGCTTTGGGTAGGGGCTGTCGTAGCCACGGTGCTCATTCCCGGCGGATCCAAGGCCAAGGCGGGTTTGGTCCGACGCCTTTATTGGAGTGCGGGATTGTCCTTGGCGCAAGCGGCACTCTTGGTTCTGGGGTTGGAGGCATTGTTGCCGTTTCATCCGGTTCATCCCTGGGCCTTTTTGGCCGCGATGGGCGGGATTACCTTGGCGTGGTGGATCTTGGTGCGCGGTTTGGTGGAACATTTGGGCGATGCCGGTCGGATTGCCGCAATTGCCCTATTGGTTTTACAGTTGGCCGCCTCGAGCGGTACGTACCCCGTGCGCCTATCGCCAGGGTTCTTTCAAGTCATTCATCCCTGGTTGCCCATGACCTGGGCCATTCATTGGTTGCGGTATGCGATTAGCGGAGCCGCCCCGACCACGGTCGGTTCCAATGTTATTCGATTGGCCCTTTTGAGCGGTTTGAGCGGGGCTTTCATCCGATGGCTTCCGTGGCAGTGGCGGTTTGAAGCGCCGGTTCTGACGGGGTCATCGGCGGCCGCCGGTGAAAAAGGCCTTCCCCCGTCCGAGGTACAAAGTTTGTAAAACCGTGATCCCGATCACCATGTTGCCCGGCGGTCCGTGCATACTGAGAGCGAACAGGAGGGATCGTCATGGCGGATCGCCCGGACGTCGGCAACATTTCCTACAAGCCCAGTGTCAATATTGCTCAAGCACCGAAGATTGTCGGTCCGATGCTGTTTTTTGTCACCGGTTGGGTCATTTTGGCTTGGGAGGCCGGATTGTTGGCGGCTTTACGGGGGGATGTGGCGCGAGGGGCCTGGGGTAGCCCGGCAGTCATCGGACTCGTGCATGGCTTTACGCTGGGATTTTTGACGATGACCATGATCGGGGTACTGACCCAATGGGTGCCGGTCGTGTTTGATGTGCCGCCGATTCCCTTGTCCCGGATCTATTGGGTATGGGCCGTCTATACGACCGGCGTCATCCTTTTCGTGACCGGCTTTCTCTGGCCGTTTCCGATAGCCCTGGCATCGGGGGGGATTTTGGTAGCGACCGCGATAACCGTCATGACCGTTTTCGTGGGCGGACAATTGCGGCGCTCTAAGCGGCCTGGGGATAGTATGCGCGGGGCTTTGGCGGTCAGCTTGGTCAGTCTGAACCTGGCCTGGATTCTGGGCCTGGGGATGGCTTTGGCCTGGGTGGGATGGTGGCCTTGGCCGCACTTTTTGACATGGCACCTGGTCACGGTATTAGTGGGGTGGGTCGGGTTGACCTTGCTGGCCGTGCAAATGAAATTGGTGCCGATGTTTGCCATGGGCAAGATGGAGCGGGTATATCCGGCCGTGCCGGTTGTCTTGGCCTTTCTGGGGATCGGGGTCGGCTGGAGTTGGCCGTGGACCGGAACCGTCGGGCGGGAGTGGTCGGCCGCACTTTGGGGGGCATCCGGGTTAACCGCCGTAATCCAAGTGCTTTGGGTGATACGAACCGGGAAAAGTCCGAGCCGGGATCCCGTCTTTTGGGGCGTCTTCGTCGGATGGCTCGAATGGTTGTTGGCCGCTTACTGGGTTACGGCTCATCCCGTCTGGTCCGTCTTTCTCATGCTTTGGGGCGCATTCACCTTTGTCGCCACCTATCAATCCCGAATTTTGCCGTTTATCATCGCGTTAGCGATCGCCCGCAAGCTTCCGGGGCCGCCAGCCAAAGCGTTTTTTATGGCGCAAAGCTTTAATCCCCGGCGCAGTCTTTCGGTTTTAGCCGGGGCCAGTCTATTGGGCGCTTTGGCCATTCTCGACGGGTTACGGTATCATCGGGCCGAAGGGTTTTTCATCGCGGCCGGGGTGTTGGGGATGATGTTGATCGGGCACATCGGTCAATTGGCCCTGGGAATCCGGCGGGGACGCCGGGATCGGCGTGCGGTGCCAAAAGCATAATCCGCCTGGCGGGGACCAGGCGGATTCCGGAGAGACGGCTTTCGTTTTTTAACGCAGGCTATTTTGTAACATCGGCCAAACCCCCGAGTCTTCTTCCCCTAAGTCCCACAAAGCCACGCCGCCTAAGTGGTTTTGAGAGACCAAAGCCACTTTAAATGCTTCGCTATAGCTGTCCTCAAACCATACGGTGTGGGTTACGCCGTCGGCAGTGTAGGTGATAGTGGGTTCGTCGGTTGTTCCCCCGACCCAACGGTATCCATATTGGTTCACTAGCGCCAAGGCTTGGTTGTCGCTGATTTCGGCGTTGCCTGCGGATGACCAGTCATAGCCGTAACCCGCCAAACCCACTAAAATTTTAGAGGATGGGATTGTGGCCTCGGCGTATTGAACGATGGCCGAAACCCAATTCATGGGGGCGACAGGTCCTGGAGACCCGGTATTGTCATGGTCGTCATACGTCATCAAATCGACATAATCCGCCGCCGCGCCCAAGGTGCGATAGTCATAGACGTGATAGCCGTTGGCATCGCTGGTGCGAGGGCCGACCGAGACAATCAATTTCTTTCCGGCTTGATGGAGACCGGCGGCCAAATCGGTGACAAATGCGTTGAGCCCCGATTCATCCGCATTGTTCAACGACTCAAAGTCGATATTCAATCCGTCATATCCTTGGGTCGTGGTGAGGTTAATCAACGTTTGCACATCTTGTTGCATGATGGACGAATTCGTCAGCATCGTATCATTGCCGTACCCGTTAATGACCATCGGGTAGACCCCAATCTGGTGATCATGGCACCAGGTGGTAACCGTCGATTCATTTTGCCCGAGATTATGCAAGGATCCGTCCGGTCGGATGGAATACCAAAAGGGGGCGATAGCGGTAATTTGACTGGCGTGGGCAATCAAATCTTGCTGGGCCGCGCTGCTCGGAACGTAATAACCTAAGACCATCGGCGAAGCCGGAGAAGCGCTGGCGGCCGGAACGGTCGACGAGGAAGGCGTGCCGGTGTTGGCCGGCGGCGATGAGGGCGAGGAGGCCGGCGGCTTAGGATTTAATGCCGCTTGGATCGCCTGAACGGTTGCCGGGGTCGCCATGCCGGTGACCCCAAGTCCTTGATGGGCTTGAAAAGCGCGAACGGCAACCACGGTCGCATCGTTAAACACGCCGTCGGCGGCCCCGGCGTAATATCCGAGCCGACCGAGGTCTTGTTGGAGCGTGACGACGCTTTGGCCCGCATCCAAAAACCGCAGCGTCTGATTGCCAAGGGGTCCCGTTACGGGAATAAATGCGGTGCGTAGGGAATGGGCCAAACTCTGATCGGTCAACGGCCCCACAATCCCGTCCACGACTAGCTGATGATTTCGTTGATAGGCTTTAACGGCGGATTCGGTGGTGAGAGAAAAGGTTCCGGTGATTCCGCCGGGATGATAGCCCAAATCTTGTAATTCCTGTTGCAAAACGGACACGGAAGGCCCGTGACTTCCCCGGGCTAGTAGGGAGACGGCCCAGGTGTTGGGGGCTAATAACCAGGCCGGTAAAAGGGCGAGCGTGATCGCGAAGAGCCCGCGTCGAGGAACTGATGGCATAGAGATGAAACCCTTTCCTGTTATTGCCTCCGGAGTTAGCTTACGGGTTAGGCAACAGGAAAATTGCCCGGTCTTTGACCTTCACCCCCAATGAGGATCCTCCGTATTTCCGAGCATCGGAAAATTCGGCGTGGGTTGGACACCCTTATGATAAGGAGATGGGGGTTTTGTGTCAGATGGGGTATGGGGCGCCCAGCCGCCGGCGATGACAAATTTCCCCGATATCCCCTCTTTTTTACCCATCCGGGAAATCTTTTGGGCTATTGGAAATTCTTTCGCGGTCAGGATTCTTTGGCATTTTAGATTCTCGTTATCGTCGAATCGTCGGCTATTGTCGGGTCATGGAGATGCGATCGGTCAAGTCGAGCATGGGCCGTTGTCGTAGGGCGGAATATTGCCGGGAAATATGACCTGTTCGAATAAGGCCGGCTTCTCTCTCAAAACGGGTGATAAACTTAAGATTTTTTCCGGCTCTGCGTCGCGCTTTATGACAAAAGATTGCAGAAAACTCGTTGAGGATCGATAATAGAAATCAGTTCAAGAATATCACGTCTTTGCCGGGATGAGACAAGGAGAACCTGGCAACGCTGCCGCGTTGCGAGGTTTTTTCTTTTGGGAGGGGTAACCATGGTGGTGGTCATTGGAGCCGGTGCCACCGGATTAGGGGTTGCCTGGGATTTGACGTTACGGGGGATCCCGGTCACTGTGATTGACCAAGGCGACATCGGCCATGGCACGTCCGGGCGCTTTCATGGTCTTTTACACAGTGGGGGTCGTTACGTCGTGACGGATCCTCCGGCGGCACGCGACTGTTATGAAGAGAGCCGGATTCTGACACGCATTTTCCCGGGGGCGGTCATACCCACCGGGGGCGTGTTTGTAGCCGTGCAGAATGAGGATCTCGCGTTTCAAGAGCTGTGGCTCAAAGGCTGCCAAAGGGCGTCCATTCCGGTCCGGGAACTGTCGCCGGCGGCCCTACGGCAGAAAATCCCCGATTTGACGTCCGCCGTACAATCCGCCTTTCAGGTGCCGGACGGGGTATTGGAAGGCTTTACGGTGCTGTTTCGATTGGCACGCCATATTGAGGCGGCGGGAGGCCAAATTTGGCGGCAAACACGGGTTGAGGCGATTCGCATGGTCAATGGACGGGTCAGTGGGGTGGTAATCCGCACCCGGCAGGATGACCGGCGGGATATCGCCTGTCAAGCGGTGGTCAATGCCGCCGGACCTTGGGCGGGAGACATTTCTCGGTTATTGAAGGATCCGCTGAGGATGAATTTGGCGGCCGGTATGATGATCATTTTTGCCCATCGGCGCGTACCGTTGGTGGTTAATCGACTGCGCCATCCCGGCGACGGGGATATTTTGGTGCCGCATGGGCGTACGGTCATTTGGGGGACAACCGATGTGCCGCAAGAACGTCCGGATCCGCCCCGACCGACTCGGGAGGAGGCACGGCGTCTCATCCACCTCGGCGAGGCATTGTTCCCCGAGATGGGCCAATGGCGCGTATTACGGGCCTTTACGGGAGTACGGCCGCTGTACCACCCGGGGGCGGTGGGGGATGCTCGCGAAATTTCGCGCGATTTTACCGTGATTGATCATTTGGCTCAGGGGGGACCGGAAGGGGCCTTTTCCGTAGTCGGCGGCAAATGGACCACTTTTCGGTTGATGGCGGAACGGGTCGCTGATCAGGTGGCACGGTATCTGTCCGTGGACCAAAAGTCTCGCACCCGGGATGTGGTTCTCCGGCCGACGGAAGATCATCAAGCCCGGTCGGCCGGTCCTCTGGTGTGCGAATGCGAGGGCGTATCGGTAAGCGCCTGGGGCGACGGCGCGGCACCGCTTGATCACCGTCGACTCCGGTCGTGGTTTGGTATGGGGCCTTGTCAAGGCACGTTGTGTGCCCATCGGGCGACCGGACTGAGAGCTCGGGAGGTCGAACCCCATCAAGCATTGGCCGAGTTACGGGCTTTTCGGGAGGAGCGGATGGCCGGGATGCGGCCTGTCGACTGGGGCGATAACGCACGACAATATGCGTTGTTAGAGGCCGTTCGGCAACAGACCTATGCCGAGATGGAGGAAGCGGACGATGCGTAAGGCGGTCGTCGTGGGATGGGGGCCGGCCGGGTACTTGACAGCCCTTCTCTTGGCGGAATCGGGAGTGCAGGTGACATTGGTCGGAGATGCCGTCGGCTCCTGGCCGCTTTGGGGAGGAGCCTGGGATTTTCGCAACCGGGACGATCAAGGTCGCTGGGTTGTACGCCCCCAGGTCGCTTGGCAAGGGGTTGGGGCCCAGCATCCTTTTGCCCGTTGGACTCCCACCGTATGGGAACGCGCCTGGACTGTCTTTCATGATGTGATGATGCGCTGGTCGATACCGTTTGAGGGGGGAGGCGACAAAAATCATTGGACCCTGACGGCGTTAGGGCGGCCTAAACGCTGCTATTGGGTACCCGCTTGGCAATGGATAACGGATGAATGGACTCCTTTGACGGTTGTTCGGTTACCGGAGTTCCTGGATTTTCCGGTGGAATTATGGTCCGAAACGTACACCCGGCAAACAGGGCAACCTCTTGACATACGGGAATTGCCCAAACCTCCGGGATGGCGAGCCGATTGGACTAGCCTCCGTTGGGCCCGATTTTTCGATCAACCGGACGGCCAAGGGTGGTTAGAAGAGACCATGAGTCGGCTCGGCCCTTGGCGGTATCCGGCGGTCTTTCCTGGAGTGCTCGGGCGGGATGACACCATGTCGCTGATTCGTCGACTGGAACGCGTCACCGGTCAACCGGTGCGGGAGATTCCCTTGGGTCCGCCCGCACTGGGGGGGATTCGTATCGAGCGGAAATTGAAAACCGGCCTTTCGGCGCGAGGGGTTATCTCGATCAGTGGCCGAGTCGTCGCCTATTCCCCCGCCGGAGCCGTGACGTTGGCCGATGGCCGGGTCCTTCACGGTGAGGGCGTCGTTTGGGCTACCGGCGGTATTTTAGGCGGGGGGATCACGGTTCAGGTGGATGGCCAATTGCTCGATTCCGCCACGGGCGAGGTACTAACAGAGGCAGGCCGGCGGCGGTGGGGGCCATATGAACGGGTGGCAGGTCGACAGTTGGCCGGTTGTAATCCCGACCGCCATGGGGATGGCGGGGCGGTGACCTGGGCATCCGCTCTTTGGACGGCGGCAAGTTTCGTGAGTAAGGAGGAGGCTTATGTGGCCCCATTTGGCCTATGATGCGTGCCTGAAATGTCAAATCTGCCTATCGGCCTGTCCGGTCTATTGGGTCGAGGACGACTTTCCTGGGCCGAAAGCCGCCGGACCCGATTGGTACCGCCGGGCAGAAGCCGGCGACGATACCCCGTTGCCGCATGTCGATGATTGTACTTTTTGTCAGTTATGTGAGGAGGCGTGTCCGGCCGACGTGCCGATTGCCCATTTAATTGCCGAACATAAGGCACGCCTATCCAAATCCGGCCGGATGCGCATGCGGGATTTTATCTTGAAGCGGCCCCACTGGGTGGCGCGTTATCCTCGGTTGGGCCACATACGGGGGGCTGTGGCCGAGTGGATGGGACTTTCTCGTCAGAGCCGACGTCCCCGTATCTATCGCCAACGGACGGCTACGCGTTCGACGGTTCGGCCTCCGGTACAAGGGCGGGTGGGACTCTTTATCGATTGTTTCAATCGGGGGTATGATGAAGTCGTCATTGCGCGAGCCGAGGCTCTGCTGAATCTGTGGGGATATGAGGTAATCCGCTTACCTGCCGAATTCCGGTGCTGTGGGGCCGCCGCCTATGCCGGCGGAGATTCGGCCTTAGCCCGACGATTGGGCCACGAGACGGCCCTGGCTATCGAATCCGTAGTTCGCCGGGAGAAGCCGAGTGTCTTGGTCACCTTAAATGCGACCTGTGACGGGACATTGCGGGACGAATGGCCGACCTATTACGGCTTGTCGATATCACTTCCGGTCATCCCGTTTGAAGAGTTCGCTTGGGAAAAGGCGCCGCAAGAATTTTGGGCGGTGCTGCGACGGGCCGCTCCCGAAACGAGTCTGACCCATACCACCTGTCGGGGACAGGTGGCACGCGGGAACGGTTTGTTGTCCGCTTTAGCCAAACGCGCCGGATGGGAGGCGGTTCATTTACCCATAAGCTGTTGCGGAGCCGCCGGGAGTTATGCATTTAAAGCGGAACATGACGCTACGGCCCATCGGTTGGCCGAGGCGGCTCTTCCCGCGGTCTCCCGGGACCCGTCGTTTTTAATGGTAGACAGTGGCACCTGTGCCGTACATTTGCAACAGGTCCTGGGAATCGTCGCGCGGCACCCCGCGTACTGGCTTTACGAACGCTATCAAGAAGGGATGAAAGAGAATGACGGAACCCCGAAGGCGCTCAATGCCGACCATCATTCCGGCGCTCCGTCGGCTTGAGGATATTCCCCGCTTACCGCCGGGTGACGGGTTACGGTGGGTATTTATGTTAGGGGGGACATTGTCTACCGTTCCAGAGGCGGTTCGCACGCTTCATCAACGGGGGTGGCGCGTCTTTGTGCATGTCGACATGTTACGAGGCCTTACGGCCGATGGCGAAGGGCTTAAGTTTCTTCAGCAGGTGATTCGCCCGGAGGGCATTATCACCACCCATTCGCAGACGGTCACGCAGGCCAAAAAGGTAGGCCTTTTTACCATACAGCGGATATTTTTGTTGGATAGTCAATCGGTGGCGACCGGCGTTGCCCAGGTGCGGGCAGCCGCCCCCGATGCCGTCGAGACACTCCCGGGTATCTTGCCCGGTATCACCCGGGACATTTGCCGCCAGGTGACGTGTCCAGTCATTGCGGCCGGGCTGATCCAAAATCCGGAACAGGTCGAGAACATGCTGGCCGTCGGAGCGGCCAGTATTTCCACGAGTACGCCGACCCTATGGCATTGGCAGAGAGGGGGATAAAAAGGATTGACGCGCGAATATGAGGTACAAGACAAGATTGGGCTTCATGCCCGGCCGGCTGCCCAGTGGGTGAAAGCGGTGGCCCGCGTTAAGGGCCCAGTAACCATTCGCTCGGGTGAGACCGTAATCGACGGAAAAAGTATTTTACAGGTCATGGCATTAGGAATGCGGCCGGGGGCTGTCCTGACGGTTACCTTTCCGGATGATCTGACGGCGGATATGCTGCAGGAGATCGACGATGCCGTCAAAGACTTTCTGGTACCCAAAATTTTTTAAATTATCCCGGAAATATGGGAGGATTTTCAAATCCCAATCGCGAAATAGTGGGTTAGAACAAAGGCGGGAGAACACGGAGAACCGATGCCTTAGTGCATGGGATCTCTGTGTTCTCTTTTTTTGGGCATGTGAGAGATTAACCAAGGATAAGGGGGAAGCGGCATGGCAACCCGAGCGGGAAAGACCGGGTGGCGCGCCACAACGTGGGGCGAGTTGTTGTCGGAATTTTTAGGTACAATGGTGTTGCTGGCTTTTGGGGATGGGGTGGTTGCGGTGGCCGTGGTCGGGCTGACCATGTCGGGCCGCACATTGGTGATTTTTCAAGGGGCCGGGGGATGGCTTCTCATTACCTGGGGATGGGCGATGGCCGTGGTCATGGGCGTTTATGTGGCCGGCGGGGTGTCCGGCGCCCATCTAAACCCGGCGGTGACCTTGGCTTTGGCGCTAAAGAAGGATTTTCCTTGGCGTAAGGTGCTCCCGTATTGGGGGGCTCAACTGGCGGGGGCGTTTGTGGGCGCTGCGATTGTCTATGTGGATTATTTTCATGCCATCAACGCCTGGAATTTGGCCCACCATGTCATGTCACGTGCGTCGGCGGGCGGATTGACGACGTTTAGCATATTTGCCACCTTTCCGGCGGCCTATTTTCATGGGCAGATGATATGGGCGTTAGTCGATCAGATTATCGGAACCTTCTTTTTGGTGCTGTTTGTTCTGGCGATTGGCGATTCGCGTAATCTGGGAGTGCAATCCAATCTCGGGCCTTTTATCGTCGGCATGGCTGTGGCCGCCATCGGTATGTCCTATGGGGTTGACGCGGGCTATGCGATTAATCCCGCCCGTGATTTAGGGCCCCGCATTTTTGCGTATTTGGCGGGTTGGGGAGCCAATGCCTTTCCGGGGCCCAGTGGGTATTTTTGGGTGCCCATTGTCGGGCCCTTGATTGGGGGAGGGGTAGCCCCGTTCATTTACCGGTGGTTTATCGGACGGACGTTAGAAGAGCGGCAACCGGCCGTGGTCTCCGAGACCACGACAAAAAGCCAAGCCCAGTAGGGAAAGGAGATGTCCCGGATGAGTGGTCGATATATTTTGGCCTTAGATCAGGGAACCACGAGTTCTCGTGCCATTTTATTCAATCAGCAGGCGTTGCCGGTGGCCATTGGGCAACGGGAGTTTCGTCAAATCTATCCGGAACCCGGCTGGGTGGAACATGATCCGGAAGAAATTTGGGCGTCGCAATGGGAAGCCATTGAAGAGTGTCTCCAAAAGGCAGAAGCAACGCCGGACGACATTTTGGCCATCGGGATTACCAACCAGCGTGAGACGACGATTCTCTGGGATCACGCCACCGGCCGGCCGGTATACAACGCCATTGTTTGGCAATGTCGGCGCACGGCGGATTTCGCTGCATCCTTACGGGACCGCGGTTTAAGCCCCATGGTTCAAGAGAAAACCGGGCTTGTAATCGACGCGTACTTTTCCGGCACCAAAGTGGCTTGGCTATTGGATCATGTGCCGGGCCTGCGGGAGCGGGCCGAGGCCGGTGAGATTAAATTCGGGACGGTTGACAGTTGGCTTATCTACAAATTGACGGGGGGAGCACGGCACGTCACCGATTATTCCAATGCCTCGCGGACACTGATGTTTAACATTCACGACTTGGCCTGGGACCTGGAACTCCTGTCATTATTGAATATTCCGGCCGCCGTGTGCCCCGAGGTGGTGGATTCCTCCGGTATTGTCGGGTACACCGATCCCCGGTGGTTTGGACGGCCGATTCCGATTGCTGGCATTGCCGGGGATCAGCAGGCCGCGTTATTCGGGCAAGGGTGTTATGACCCGGGAATGGCCAAGAACACGTACGGGACCGGATCGTTCATGCTGATGAACACAGGCACCGAGCCGGTGACGTCCCGGCATGGGCTGGTGACGACCATTGCCTGGAGCATTAACGGAACGGTCTCCTATGCCTTGGAGGGCTCGATCTTTGTCACCGGAGCCGTGGTCCAATGGCTGCGGGACGAATTGGGGGTGATTCAAGACGCGGCGGAAACCGAGGCTTTGGCCGCATCCGTGCCCGACACCGGCGATGTCTACTTTGTTCCGGCTTTTGTCGGATTGGGCGCACCCATCTGGGACAGTTATGCTCGAGGGTTGATTATCGGCCTGACCCGCGGGACAAAAAAAGCGCATCTGGTTCGGGCGGCACTGGAGTCGATGGCGTACCAGACGCGTGACGTGCTCGAAGTCATGGTCAAGGACAGCGGATTTCCGGTGACGACCCTGCGGGTGGACGGAGGAGCCATCCGGAATCAATTCTTGGCCCAGTTTCAAGCCGATATTGTCGGGTGCCGGGTTGATCGGCCGCGGGTTACGGAAACGACGGCCTTAGGGGCGGCGTTTTTGGCCGGGTTAGCCGTCGGGTTTTGGCCGGATCTATCGACTATCCAACAAACGTGGCAAAAAGACGCCAGCTTTGAGCCCCA contains:
- a CDS encoding YhgE/Pip C-terminal domain protein (TIGRFAM: YhgE/Pip C-terminal domain; YhgE/Pip N-terminal domain~COGs: COG1511 membrane protein~InterPro IPR017501~KEGG: aac:Aaci_0082 YhgE/Pip C-terminal domain protein~SPTR: YhgE/Pip C-terminal domain protein;~TIGRFAM: Phage infection protein, YhgE, C-terminal), translating into MNSRTRLVISLGAIAVVPLLYSSTYLAAFWNPYGQVDRIPVAVVNQDQGSLGRLLVRHLPSGWRIEKTSWAQAMTALTDGHVGLVMRIGPHFTEGIVHRQDPSLIFFTNPRTNYLTALVMEREATAIAGAFQHQVAVNVLHSIMQSTGRLQSASEQAAKGAMALAEAAHGIARRTDPWVSASRALAVGADVLANQTCLWQAQERLWGTSFGDWQQAYQAWTGQLLPLDGGAANLVHQLDQVAEQTVPLATTSDQLAGTAGQAAQSASLALSQTQALTRIVAENHQLVANLTASVGSGQVNAPTVEALLAQLTSSDLALETAVGQLASTQSQWATATRQIATDSQVLRQNGTSVSQGVSAVTTALKTWQGQLTDWQSGGQILSRQSARLFKGSAELSEAAGGLARGADSWARQVRSWSVDGSQLMAGLTRWQGQAQQWSGAVAHFPEALSHLSLTLPQLTGPFRVRLVSIASRETYGSGLAPYFIGLSLWVGAVVATVLIPGGSKAKAGLVRRLYWSAGLSLAQAALLVLGLEALLPFHPVHPWAFLAAMGGITLAWWILVRGLVEHLGDAGRIAAIALLVLQLAASSGTYPVRLSPGFFQVIHPWLPMTWAIHWLRYAISGAAPTTVGSNVIRLALLSGLSGAFIRWLPWQWRFEAPVLTGSSAAAGEKGLPPSEVQSL
- a CDS encoding glycoside hydrolase family 18 (PFAM: Putative peptidoglycan binding domain; Glycosyl hydrolases family 18~COGs: COG3858 glycosyl hydrolase~InterPro IPR011583:IPR002477:IPR001223~KEGG: dhd:Dhaf_4725 peptidoglycan-binding domain 1 protein~PFAM: Glycoside hydrolase, family 18, catalytic domain; Peptidoglycan binding-like~SMART: Chitinase II~SPTR: Peptidoglycan-binding domain 1 protein) — its product is MPSVPRRGLFAITLALLPAWLLAPNTWAVSLLARGSHGPSVSVLQQELQDLGYHPGGITGTFSLTTESAVKAYQRNHQLVVDGIVGPLTDQSLAHSLRTAFIPVTGPLGNQTLRFLDAGQSVVTLQQDLGRLGYYAGAADGVFNDATVVAVRAFQAHQGLGVTGMATPATVQAIQAALNPKPPASSPSSPPANTGTPSSSTVPAASASPASPMVLGYYVPSSAAQQDLIAHASQITAIAPFWYSIRPDGSLHNLGQNESTVTTWCHDHQIGVYPMVINGYGNDTMLTNSSIMQQDVQTLINLTTTQGYDGLNIDFESLNNADESGLNAFVTDLAAGLHQAGKKLIVSVGPRTSDANGYHVYDYRTLGAAADYVDLMTYDDHDNTGSPGPVAPMNWVSAIVQYAEATIPSSKILVGLAGYGYDWSSAGNAEISDNQALALVNQYGYRWVGGTTDEPTITYTADGVTHTVWFEDSYSEAFKVALVSQNHLGGVALWDLGEEDSGVWPMLQNSLR
- a CDS encoding glycerol 3-phosphate dehydrogenase (quinone) subunit A (PFAM: FAD dependent oxidoreductase~COGs: COG0578 Glycerol-3-phosphate dehydrogenase~InterPro IPR006076~KEGG: afo:Afer_0880 FAD dependent oxidoreductase~PFAM: FAD dependent oxidoreductase~PRIAM: Glycerol-3-phosphate dehydrogenase~SPTR: FAD dependent oxidoreductase); translation: MVVVIGAGATGLGVAWDLTLRGIPVTVIDQGDIGHGTSGRFHGLLHSGGRYVVTDPPAARDCYEESRILTRIFPGAVIPTGGVFVAVQNEDLAFQELWLKGCQRASIPVRELSPAALRQKIPDLTSAVQSAFQVPDGVLEGFTVLFRLARHIEAAGGQIWRQTRVEAIRMVNGRVSGVVIRTRQDDRRDIACQAVVNAAGPWAGDISRLLKDPLRMNLAAGMMIIFAHRRVPLVVNRLRHPGDGDILVPHGRTVIWGTTDVPQERPDPPRPTREEARRLIHLGEALFPEMGQWRVLRAFTGVRPLYHPGAVGDAREISRDFTVIDHLAQGGPEGAFSVVGGKWTTFRLMAERVADQVARYLSVDQKSRTRDVVLRPTEDHQARSAGPLVCECEGVSVSAWGDGAAPLDHRRLRSWFGMGPCQGTLCAHRATGLRAREVEPHQALAELRAFREERMAGMRPVDWGDNARQYALLEAVRQQTYAEMEEADDA
- a CDS encoding hypothetical protein (KEGG: tbd:Tbd_2174 hypothetical protein~SPTR: Putative membrane protein): MADRPDVGNISYKPSVNIAQAPKIVGPMLFFVTGWVILAWEAGLLAALRGDVARGAWGSPAVIGLVHGFTLGFLTMTMIGVLTQWVPVVFDVPPIPLSRIYWVWAVYTTGVILFVTGFLWPFPIALASGGILVATAITVMTVFVGGQLRRSKRPGDSMRGALAVSLVSLNLAWILGLGMALAWVGWWPWPHFLTWHLVTVLVGWVGLTLLAVQMKLVPMFAMGKMERVYPAVPVVLAFLGIGVGWSWPWTGTVGREWSAALWGASGLTAVIQVLWVIRTGKSPSRDPVFWGVFVGWLEWLLAAYWVTAHPVWSVFLMLWGAFTFVATYQSRILPFIIALAIARKLPGPPAKAFFMAQSFNPRRSLSVLAGASLLGALAILDGLRYHRAEGFFIAAGVLGMMLIGHIGQLALGIRRGRRDRRAVPKA